GTTCATATGTCAAATTTATCGCATTTTTCCTAATTGAAGCATATTTTCTAGTATATTGTTAATTCACAGATTTATCTATAAATTACCTTTATATATAAGATATTAGTAGTAACTCAATATTTTATGATGTTCTTTCACATTTGATTTTTCCCGGGTTTTAACATATAATTTATCTGAAATGTATTACTTAAAGTTATACATAACTTTAAGTAATAAAATTATTAATTATTTTTATAAATAATTTATATGGGGGGATAATCTAGTGGGGAGATTTAGAGTAGCCGTAGTTTCAGACATAAATGCTAATATTTATGCCCTTAATAGTTTTTTAAGTTTTATAGATTCTGGCGATATAAAAATAGACTATATTTTTAATTTAGGTAACTTTACACAACGTGGACCTCATCCTTGTGAAGTTTTTGATGTTGTTATGAACGATGACAGATTCATAAATATACTAGGTCCAAGTGAATATTCTATTCTTGGTAAAAATAATGATTCAAAATCTATTAATGACTCAAACTTACATCAAGACTGGATAGTAGACAAGCTAGGTGATAAAAGAATAAACAAGTTAAAAAACCTATCTACTTCAAAAGTTTTAGAAATTTTAGGTCAAAAGATCTTATTAGTACATACTGATAATTTAAAGGGATTAGACTGGGAAAGTAGATTATTAGTTTCTATAATGGATAAATATCGTACAGAACAACTAGAAAATAATGAAGTTTTTAGTTTTGACTATATTTTCTGTGGAAACACAAATACACAGGATCTTGATGTTTTTACTCATCCTTTGTCCTTTCCTAGCAGAACCTTAACTGTGGTCAATCCAGGTGACTTAGGTTGCTTAATCAATAACTTATCAAGTTTTACTATTATAGACTTTGAAGATAATAAAGCAGATATTTCTTTTAAAAGAGTAACTTTTGATTTAGATAACTTAATAAAAGATATGTATGATAATAATGTTCCAAATAAGGAAGATATATTATATTCTTCTTATAAGATCAAGAATGTTGATAGAATATTAAGATCTAAAGATTTTTTAAGAGATCATGTTAAAAATCAAGGTAATATGTCTATAGAACTTTTAGATTTACATAATCATGACACAGAATTCTTTGAAAAAATAGTCTCTTTGGTTTCGGAAAAGAGTAAATATTTTGAATTTTCGTGCTGGGAAGATAATATATCTTTAATTGATGAAATAAAAAATTATATAGATTGTGATATAAGAAAAAAAGAATATTATAATGATAGATTTCAACTATATTGTAAAGGAAAGATTTCTAAAGATATTATTAATCTTATAAAATCAAATTCATTAGATAATAATGGTAATTTAAAATGGTGTAGTATTTCTTTATCTGATTCATTAGATAAAAGCTCTACAAAATTTCATCTAAGTAATCATGATTTAAAATACCAATTATTTAACTTAGATGAAAAAGATGTTGAATGCATAATATCTTTAATTAATGACGAAAACTTACATTATAAAATTTATTAAATCTATAATATCAAGCTTATAATCAATATTTAAAACTTTAAATACGATTAAAAAACTCCTTTTTATTTTTAGTGCTATACATATAGCTCATTCTAAATAAAAAGGAGTTTTATTATATTTAAATTTACAATCCTAATTCTTTACGTTTCTTTTCAATATGATCTATATATATTTGAACTGTTTTTTCTGCATCTAACTCTACCACTACTTTTCCAAGTCCTAATGTTTCTGTAGTTTCTGTTAGTGTTTTTACTACTAAGTCACTTCCTGTTATAGATGGTACTGGAGCTACATGAACCAGCCATCCTGCAGCTACTGCACTACAAGCATCCGATACTGCTTTTTGTTCAAGATATTCTGGTGCACCTATAACTAAAGGAAGTTTATTTGTATCAACATCTAATATATCTGCCAATTCTTTAGCTGTCTGTGCCATTTTTCCTATATCAACACATGCACCATAGTTTAATACTGGAGGTATTCCTAATTGTTTACAAACTGCTTTAAGTCCATCCCCTGCTTCTTCAGCAGCATTTGGATGAGTTAGACCAGTGTATTCCATAACAGATGAAGTACATCCTCCAGAAAGTACTAATATGTTATTTTCTATTAATCCTTTAGTTATCTTGAATATATTACTTCCACCTTGGCCATATCTAGCCGTCGTACATCCTACTATAGTAGCTATTCCTCTAATATTTCCATTTGCTATTTGTTCTATAAGTGGCTTAAAGCTTCCTCCAAGTGCTTCTTGTACTGACTCCGTGCTAAATCCAACCATACATTCTGAAGTGTGTGGTGGTATATAAGTCTTTTTATTTGATTTTTTACGTTCTTTAAAAGCTTCTATAGCCTTTTCTAATAGCTTTTCAGCTTGTTCATTCATTTTTTCTGGAACAAAATCTAATGTTTCTACTCCTTGTAGCTTAATAACAGGATGAGTACTTATAAGTTTTGTTCCAAACTTTTTAGCATATATAGGAAGTGTTGGTACTGTACAGTTGTAGTCAAACATAAATAAGTCTACTACACCTGTAGCTAATACATATTCTTCTGATAACCATTCTCCTTCTTGCCCTGCATAGGCTTTTTGGTCATGGGTACCACTATAATTCATAAGCTGTTGTCCTTCACAAACATGACCTAGTATTTGTATTCCATCCGCTCCTGCTTCTCTTGCTTTCTGTTGCCATTCATCTGTTGATGCTAAATCTAGTGCTACATGTGCAACTAAAGGCATATGACCATTTGTAATTATGTTAACCATGCCTTCTTTAAGAAGCCCCATATTTTGCTTTTTCATAGCTATTTTTTGAGTACCCATTAACATTTCTTGTATTATATTTAGTGCAAACAATCCTTGATACTCGTTAGCAACACCTAAACGAACACTATTTAATAGAAAATCAACTGGATCGGATTTAAAGTTTGTCATACAACTAGTTTGCGAGTATGCAACTTCACTGTATCCTCCTCCAGGAAATAGTCCTAATTTTCTCCATAATTCTTTTCTCTTAGTTGGAGCAAATGCCTCAACTAGCTTAGACTCTACATGGTGTGGAGCATGTATATCTCCTATAACCCAGTCTGCAAAATCAACTGCTAATTGATCTATAGGCTTATTAGCATCTAACCCAGCCATATCTGCAAACTTCTTTAATTTTTCAGGATCTCTTATTTTAAGTCCACTTTCAGGATTCTCTCCTGCTGCTCTTAATGTTCTAGCTGCTTGATGGGCATGAAAAATATTAGCTGATGTTCCTATAGTAACATGTCTATACATAAAGTTCCTAGCGACCATAGTATGAGCATCTACTCCACAAACACCTCTAGGAACTTTAGGACTTATACGACAAGGACCATTTGCACATAGTTGACAAGATAATCCCTCTATACAAAATTTACATTGTATTGGTTGCTGTTGACTAAATCTATCAAATACATTTGTCATTCCGGCATTATGAACTACTTGATACATTTCTCTCATTGCTGGATCTATTATGACATTTAGAGGGTATCCTTCTTTAGATTGATCATCAACCTTAATATGATCTCTTTGCCATTTATGCATATCTTCCATAGATGGTGACTTCTCTATATTTTCATACTCTACACTTACTTTTCCGTGTATATCCTCATGTAAACTAGGATCATTAAAATCCTCCTTAGTTAGCTGAGAACCAAACGTCTTATTGTCTCCCCTCATAGTTTGGGCACTTCTTTCAAAAGACTTCTTGATATCTTTATCTGACATATTAATCCTCCTTTTCAAGTTATATCTTTTGTTAGTTTGTCTCGTATGAGGATTTATATACTGTCTAAATAATTTTTAATTTTAATTTTGTAATAATTATTTACCTTGTCTCATAATGTATATTAATTAACTTCTGCAAAAGGGAGGTATTTATATGGTTAGTTTTGTAGATGAATCTTTTGAGATAAATAATTTTTGGCTTAGAATAATGAGGGATCATGCTATATTTATTAATTCCGGTCTTCCTTGCAAAAGAAAAGATTTTATAGGAAAAAGCATCTTTTTTAGAAAAGCGTATGAAGTATTACTTGATAAAGTTAATAAATTAGATTCTCCAACTACTGAAGACATGCAAGAAATAAATGAGCAAGCTATTAGATTAACTAAGAAATATATAGTATATAAAACTCAGTTACTTAACTATAATCTAAGTTGCGAATCACCTTTAACTAATTTATATTCTTTATTTTTAGAACATCTTAGAAGAGAAGCGTACAAATTTATAAAAACTCTAGAACTTTTACAATCAGGTAAAAAACAAATTCTTGGTCTTAAAGCTATAAATGAAGAAGTATTTTGGATTAGAATAATGGCTGATCATAGTAAGTTTATAGTTCATTTATTGGATCCTTCTGAAAGATTACTAGAAAAACAAGTAAGGAAATTTAGTAAATTATTTGATGATTTAAGATTTCAGTCTATAGATTTAAAAGGGATGATATCTCCATCATATGATATAATTCCTGTTATAGATAGATTTACAGATGAAGTCATCGAGTCTACAGAAAAGCTTAAAGACTTTAAAGAAACTGCAACTGAATTAATTGGAGAATGTAAAATTGTTTCTAATATACCAGAACTTTTAGCTGATCATGTTACTAGAGAAGCTGAATTTTTTCTAAAAGAATTAAAAGAAATAAGAGAAGCTATAAAGTAAAAAATAATTTCTTATATAAAAAAACGTGTTTTATATCCATTTCAATAAAACACGTTTTTTATATTAATACCTTATTTTAAATTCTTTAAATAGATGTCCTATTCTTGTCTCTAATTTTTTAAGTTCTTCTCTTTTAAATGGAGTATATTTACTTTTTTTATCTAGAATAGTGTCTCCATCTCTAAAGTTCTGAATAGTATACTTATTACTATCTTTTATAAGATATCCTATCTTTTCAATATCATCTATATTTAAAAGCTCTTTACATATAGTAGTTCTAAATTCGTATTTAATTTCAGAATCTCTTATTATCTCTATACTTCTAAGAATGTCATAAATATTTATAACTGATTTTGTTATATCCTTGTATTTGTTAATAGGAGCCTTTATGTCCATAGCTATATAGTTAACTAGCCTATTTTCTAATAATTTTTCTAACATATTAGGATTTGTTCCATTTGTATCTAGTTTTACTAAAAGTCCCATATCCTTTATCTTTACTATAAACTCATATAAGTCCTTATGAAGTGTAGGCTCTCCTCCTGATATACACACTCCATCTATTAAATTTTTTCGTTTATTTAAAAATTTAAATATATGTTCATGATTTAGTTCTTCACCCTTGTTATCAACAAGACTACTATTATGACAGTAGGGACATCTAAAGTTACATCCTCCTGTAAATATTACTGTACATATTTTATCAGGATAATCTATAAAAGAAGATTTCTGATGTCCTTTTATCTTCATTCACTCACCTCTATAGACATTAAATAGCTTGTTTATGTTCTTCTAAAGTAGGTTCTGCTTCAAATTCTAATCTATCTTTATACTCTTCTTTTTTCCCTAGATTCCATGATTGTACAGGCCTATGAAATCCTACTACTCTAGTCCATACTTCTGCATCTTTTCCACATTCAGGACATTTAAAATGTTCTCCCCTTAAATATCCATGTTCAGAACATATACTATATGTTGGAGTTACCGTAAAATAAGGTACTCTACTATTTTCAAATGCTCTTTTTATAAGTAATTTAGTCGTTTCTATACTATCTATTTCTTCTCCTAGAAATCCATGTAGTACAGTTCCTCCCGTATATAATGTTTGTAACTCTTCTTGTAACTCTAGTGCTTCAAACACATCACTTGTGTAGTCTACTGGAAGTTGAGTAGAGTTTGTATAGTAAGGTTCATTCGTTCCTTGTGTAAATATTTTAGGATACATTCTCTTATCCATTCTAGCGAATCTATATGCAGCCCCTTCTGCTGGAGAAGCTTCTAAATTCCATAGGCTTCCTGTTTCCTCTTGGAATATTTGTATAACTTTATTCATAAACTCCATTACTTCTATAGCAAACTCTTTTCCTTCTTCTGTAGTTATATCTTTTCCTAAAAGATTAACACATGCTTCGTTCATACCATTTAATCCTATAGTGCTAAAATGATTTTTAAAATACTCTCCTTCTGAATCTTTTATTCCTTGTAGATAAAACTTAGAATAAG
This sequence is a window from Gottschalkia purinilytica. Protein-coding genes within it:
- a CDS encoding anaerobic ribonucleoside-triphosphate reductase activating protein, coding for MKIKGHQKSSFIDYPDKICTVIFTGGCNFRCPYCHNSSLVDNKGEELNHEHIFKFLNKRKNLIDGVCISGGEPTLHKDLYEFIVKIKDMGLLVKLDTNGTNPNMLEKLLENRLVNYIAMDIKAPINKYKDITKSVINIYDILRSIEIIRDSEIKYEFRTTICKELLNIDDIEKIGYLIKDSNKYTIQNFRDGDTILDKKSKYTPFKREELKKLETRIGHLFKEFKIRY
- the cooS gene encoding anaerobic carbon-monoxide dehydrogenase catalytic subunit, giving the protein MSDKDIKKSFERSAQTMRGDNKTFGSQLTKEDFNDPSLHEDIHGKVSVEYENIEKSPSMEDMHKWQRDHIKVDDQSKEGYPLNVIIDPAMREMYQVVHNAGMTNVFDRFSQQQPIQCKFCIEGLSCQLCANGPCRISPKVPRGVCGVDAHTMVARNFMYRHVTIGTSANIFHAHQAARTLRAAGENPESGLKIRDPEKLKKFADMAGLDANKPIDQLAVDFADWVIGDIHAPHHVESKLVEAFAPTKRKELWRKLGLFPGGGYSEVAYSQTSCMTNFKSDPVDFLLNSVRLGVANEYQGLFALNIIQEMLMGTQKIAMKKQNMGLLKEGMVNIITNGHMPLVAHVALDLASTDEWQQKAREAGADGIQILGHVCEGQQLMNYSGTHDQKAYAGQEGEWLSEEYVLATGVVDLFMFDYNCTVPTLPIYAKKFGTKLISTHPVIKLQGVETLDFVPEKMNEQAEKLLEKAIEAFKERKKSNKKTYIPPHTSECMVGFSTESVQEALGGSFKPLIEQIANGNIRGIATIVGCTTARYGQGGSNIFKITKGLIENNILVLSGGCTSSVMEYTGLTHPNAAEEAGDGLKAVCKQLGIPPVLNYGACVDIGKMAQTAKELADILDVDTNKLPLVIGAPEYLEQKAVSDACSAVAAGWLVHVAPVPSITGSDLVVKTLTETTETLGLGKVVVELDAEKTVQIYIDHIEKKRKELGL
- a CDS encoding metallophosphoesterase family protein yields the protein MGRFRVAVVSDINANIYALNSFLSFIDSGDIKIDYIFNLGNFTQRGPHPCEVFDVVMNDDRFINILGPSEYSILGKNNDSKSINDSNLHQDWIVDKLGDKRINKLKNLSTSKVLEILGQKILLVHTDNLKGLDWESRLLVSIMDKYRTEQLENNEVFSFDYIFCGNTNTQDLDVFTHPLSFPSRTLTVVNPGDLGCLINNLSSFTIIDFEDNKADISFKRVTFDLDNLIKDMYDNNVPNKEDILYSSYKIKNVDRILRSKDFLRDHVKNQGNMSIELLDLHNHDTEFFEKIVSLVSEKSKYFEFSCWEDNISLIDEIKNYIDCDIRKKEYYNDRFQLYCKGKISKDIINLIKSNSLDNNGNLKWCSISLSDSLDKSSTKFHLSNHDLKYQLFNLDEKDVECIISLINDENLHYKIY
- a CDS encoding DUF2935 domain-containing protein, whose product is MVSFVDESFEINNFWLRIMRDHAIFINSGLPCKRKDFIGKSIFFRKAYEVLLDKVNKLDSPTTEDMQEINEQAIRLTKKYIVYKTQLLNYNLSCESPLTNLYSLFLEHLRREAYKFIKTLELLQSGKKQILGLKAINEEVFWIRIMADHSKFIVHLLDPSERLLEKQVRKFSKLFDDLRFQSIDLKGMISPSYDIIPVIDRFTDEVIESTEKLKDFKETATELIGECKIVSNIPELLADHVTREAEFFLKELKEIREAIK